The segment ACCAGGGCTCTTAGAAATTGTCATGAACAGAAAAATTTCAGCACTCAAGCTGCAGAGTCTACTAGGCTCTCAAAACTAAGTCAGCTCTCTGTCGTTTTCCTATCTATCCCTCTATTTATTCTTTATCACCTTTATCGTTCATCTTTGATTGAAGTCCTCTGTGCAGGTTAAGGATTTAAGGATAGACACATAATAACTTTTTCACTGTGCTGCTATTTGGGTGACTGGTATCCCTGATGGTTCGAACTTTTGCTTTTTGAAAATACAGGTTCCTGGACTTTTGAAAGTAAGGTATATTGGGCAAACCACAGTTGGAAGTGCTGCAATTTTTGGTCTCTTCCTGGGTGCTGGGAGCTTGATTCATTGCGGAAAGTCTTACTGACTTACCGTCCATTTTGTAACCATAAGATTGATTCTCAACTAGAGAGATTTTGTATTTAAagcgaaatatttttttggtggcAAATCTCAAACCATATAAAATCAAGCCTCTATCATGTCTGTTTATGTTTGTGGTTGGGACTTCCACCATCCAAAACTGCATTGCGAACTATTATAGGCCTCAAGGCTGGCTTTATATTACAAAGTACTGATCTATTTCATGAATCTGTACTTGACGTGATACCTCATTAATCTCAAGTCTGCTTTCTAGACAAATTTAATCGCTGCTAATTTGTTGTTAATCGCACTTAAATGTTCTAATAGTTAACTGTGCTTCTACTCTGTTTGTATTAAATTGTTTTCAGTTACTACAAGCTTGCAAGTAGGATGGCAATGGTTACTCGTGAATtgtattcttttatatatatatatatatatatatatatatatatatatatatataattataggaTTTCATTTTATCCATTATCCATTAGAGAaggtatattaaaaataactcacTTATCGTTTTCAACCAGATTTAGGTTAAATTGTCATTCCTATGACTTTAAGATCCACGAAAAtatttattagaatattaaGAAGAGCACCAAGACTAacagcatttttatttttacctgtCAGCTTCATACCAATTGCGAGGAATGAGTCGTGTGATTTAGGCCTAGCCCACTTGATAATCCTTTCGCACGTTAGCCAAGACTGCTGCATTATTTATATGGTGATTGTTAGCAGTAACCATCTCACATTAATCGTCGTAGGTAATGAACTTTGATGGAGCATTTTCTTGCTTCCATACTGGTCgttgaaatgaattttaaagGGTTTGTtaggaatatttatttttacatttttaaaaaatctaatttttttcttttaaaattaataattttttatatttttaaattattttaatttactaatattaaaaataaaataatattattttaatatatttttaaataaaaaatactttaaaaatcaattacaccCACTGCTATAATCGTGCTTTTAATTTAACCTGGCGCAGTGCTACGCCAGTtgcaatattttatttcttgaaaaagtCAACTCTTTCCATCCTTTCATCCTTCTCTTCGATTTCTTTCTCCATGGGCCCGGGCTTAATAAATTTGCTACGTGTGGGTGTGTGTTCTTCCCTAATTCGTGGAAGATGATGGAAGTAAATTACAACGTTGAGATATCATCGTAGATACTGTCGTTTGTCAAAAAGAAGAGGTACGGCACCAAAAGGTAGCAGCCTCCAATTTTGAAACCAAAATTGAGTCAAAACTCAAGTTCACCTACATTCTCTTCTGGCGTTTCATTCTCCTCCTTCAATCACACCTTAATAACAGAGATTACCTTTGGTTCCAGGTTCGAAGTCTTCATGTAATGTTGTTGAGGattttgttcttctttgtttgttgttgaTCATCAACTGAGAAAAACCACATTAGGTGTGGGTTGAAGAGTTGTTCTagcaagctagctagctagctatcaTGGCAATGCAGCCAAGCTTGATCATACTGGTGGCATGTAGGGTTTGGAGGGTTTTGAGTGAGCTGATCTCTGTTTGCTTTATTGTTGCTGATGATGTTGCTGTCTCTCTGAGCCAAGAACTAAATGTCGACTCTGATTGAGAGAAATCTTTGTCGTCGGTGGCCAATAGGGTTTGGAAGGTTTTTGATTCTTGAAGATTTGTACTTGTTGGTTGCTTGATTATAGGGATTTAAATTCTTATTTCTGCTACTAATTCTgtaatccctttttttttttttttttgataaaccCATAGATTGAAAAGAGTAATGATTTATACCCAAAAACACGAATAATAGATGATGACACAATTGCAACTTTGTGGCACTTTTATGGctgtattttttctcttaattcatGGTTTTTTGTGATAAAAATTTGTGGTTTGTAGCATTACTCGTCTGAAAATTATATAGCTATAACATAAATCTTTGCAATTGCAAGATTTTCTCATCAGGCTGGGGTAGGTAGGATGAGCTAGGGTTTCTCACTGTGCAAAAACAGCGAAAAAGACAAGTTTTAATGCCAAAACTTTCTTacaaatttgaattgtttttgcaGCAACTCCTCGTCGAGCTTTGATGCAAAAATCAGTCACAGAAAACTCTTA is part of the Populus nigra chromosome 8, ddPopNigr1.1, whole genome shotgun sequence genome and harbors:
- the LOC133701251 gene encoding uncharacterized protein LOC133701251, which produces MARDSCLARVTAGVAVGGAVGGAVGAVYGTYEAIRNRVPGLLKVRYIGQTTVGSAAIFGLFLGAGSLIHCGKSY